A stretch of the Desulfovibrio legallii genome encodes the following:
- a CDS encoding YlxR family protein, with amino-acid sequence MTKPEHDAGLTAGSEGPVRMCVICRRRFAKAQLTRHVLTAEGILSIDAAKTRPGRGWYVCSDPVCTARFAKFRPGTRRKGGNHG; translated from the coding sequence ATGACGAAGCCGGAGCACGACGCCGGCCTTACGGCCGGGTCGGAAGGGCCGGTGCGGATGTGCGTCATCTGCCGCCGCCGGTTCGCCAAGGCGCAACTGACCCGCCATGTGCTCACGGCGGAAGGAATTTTGAGTATTGACGCTGCAAAAACCAGACCGGGCAGGGGCTGGTATGTGTGTTCCGATCCTGTCTGTACGGCCAGATTCGCCAAATTCAGGCCCGGCACACGGCGCAAGGGGGGTAACCATGGCTGA
- the nusA gene encoding transcription termination factor NusA yields MNLELKKAIDQISKDKGLDRNMLIETLEDAVRTSVLRRFSEDTDVEVSYNDETGDIEVYQFKIVVPDGDLANPDTQIELAEARTHDPSVQLDDEVGFRVRVEDLGRIAAQSAKQVIIQRMRDAEQGIIYEEYKDRVGEIVSGIIQRRDKGGWVINLGRTEAILPREEQIPREHYKRGDRVQALIIEVRQEGRGPQVVVSRSHRDYMAALFRREVPEVDDGVVQIMGVARDPGSRAKVAVLSRERDVDPVGACVGVRGSRIQNIVQELHGERIDIVVWSADIATYARNALAPALVSRIVVDEEENLLEVIVPDDQLTNAIGRKGQNVKLAARLLGWKVDIFTETRYNEANAIGHGLEQVASVAEVSIEALLAAGYSSLDKLREASDEELADKLTISASRIADLRSAINFLAPVVETTPESSAVHLGGPADAAEDAPDEAEAPEAGEAAADGEGTSADVAPDAATPAAAEREGEA; encoded by the coding sequence ATGAATCTTGAACTCAAAAAGGCCATTGATCAGATCAGCAAAGACAAGGGCCTGGACCGCAATATGCTCATCGAAACGCTGGAAGACGCCGTGCGCACCTCGGTGTTGCGCCGCTTCAGCGAAGATACGGACGTGGAGGTGAGCTATAACGACGAGACCGGCGATATTGAGGTCTATCAGTTCAAAATCGTGGTGCCGGACGGCGACCTGGCTAATCCGGACACGCAGATCGAGCTGGCCGAGGCCCGCACCCACGACCCTTCCGTGCAGCTGGACGACGAGGTGGGCTTCCGCGTGCGGGTGGAGGATCTGGGCCGCATTGCCGCGCAGTCGGCCAAGCAGGTCATCATTCAGCGCATGCGCGACGCCGAGCAGGGCATTATTTACGAGGAATACAAAGACCGCGTGGGCGAGATCGTCTCCGGCATCATCCAGCGGCGGGACAAGGGCGGCTGGGTCATCAACCTGGGCCGCACCGAAGCCATTCTCCCGCGCGAGGAGCAGATCCCGCGCGAGCACTACAAGCGCGGCGACCGCGTGCAGGCTCTGATTATTGAGGTGCGCCAGGAAGGGCGCGGCCCGCAGGTGGTGGTTTCGCGCTCGCACCGCGATTATATGGCCGCCCTGTTCCGGCGCGAAGTGCCTGAGGTGGACGACGGCGTGGTGCAGATCATGGGCGTGGCCCGCGACCCCGGCTCCCGCGCCAAGGTGGCCGTGCTCTCGCGCGAGCGGGACGTGGACCCCGTGGGCGCCTGCGTGGGCGTGCGCGGTTCGCGCATCCAGAACATCGTGCAGGAGCTGCACGGCGAGCGCATCGACATCGTGGTCTGGAGCGCGGACATCGCCACTTACGCCCGCAACGCCCTGGCCCCGGCCCTGGTTTCGCGCATTGTGGTGGACGAAGAAGAAAATCTGCTGGAAGTCATCGTGCCCGACGATCAGCTCACCAACGCCATCGGGCGCAAGGGGCAGAACGTCAAGCTGGCCGCGCGCCTGTTGGGCTGGAAGGTCGATATCTTTACTGAAACCCGCTACAACGAGGCCAACGCCATCGGCCACGGCCTGGAGCAGGTGGCCAGCGTGGCTGAAGTCTCCATTGAGGCTCTGCTGGCCGCGGGCTACAGCTCCCTGGACAAACTGCGGGAAGCCTCGGATGAAGAGCTGGCCGACAAGTTGACCATCAGCGCGTCGCGCATTGCGGACCTGCGCTCGGCCATCAACTTCCTGGCCCCGGTGGTGGAAACCACTCCCGAATCTTCGGCCGTCCACCTGGGCGGGCCCGCGGACGCGGCGGAAGACGCGCCCGATGAAGCCGAGGCCCCCGAAGCCGGGGAAGCGGCTGCGGATGGGGAAGGAACGTCGGCCGACGTTGCCCCGGACGCCGCAACGCCCGCTGCAGCTGAACGCGAGGGCGAGGCCTGA
- the rimP gene encoding ribosome maturation factor RimP: MTEEACKNAIIRLVEPLAHALGLVLWGVEIVRAGRVLVRVYVDVPALPGQANGLEAANPTDPSPDDAVTPALSASLDQCEKISRQLGLALDVEDCFADPYVLEVSTPGLTRVFFSPEQMPPYVGQVVEARLERPLVPEAADAAPADLPARRVWRGVLQAAEGAAFVLAPVQVSQEGEVLPEDLPAVRIPWEAARRVSRMYVFRKPVKPGKGAGKGAGKQSGKGAAEGPGKKTGKGKGGRRGADADGQPDAAPESAAATAAGRNPG; the protein is encoded by the coding sequence ATGACCGAAGAAGCCTGCAAAAACGCCATAATCCGCCTGGTTGAGCCCCTGGCGCACGCGCTGGGCCTGGTGCTCTGGGGCGTGGAAATCGTCCGCGCCGGGCGCGTTCTGGTGCGGGTATATGTGGACGTGCCCGCTCTGCCGGGTCAGGCGAACGGCCTTGAGGCGGCAAATCCCACGGATCCCTCCCCGGACGACGCAGTGACGCCCGCCCTTTCCGCCAGTCTGGACCAGTGCGAAAAAATTTCCCGACAACTGGGCCTGGCCCTGGATGTGGAAGACTGCTTTGCCGACCCCTATGTGCTGGAGGTTTCCACCCCCGGCCTGACGCGCGTTTTTTTCAGCCCGGAGCAGATGCCCCCCTATGTGGGGCAGGTGGTGGAAGCCCGCCTGGAGCGCCCCCTGGTTCCTGAAGCGGCCGACGCGGCCCCGGCGGATCTGCCCGCCCGGCGCGTCTGGCGCGGCGTGCTGCAGGCGGCGGAAGGCGCGGCCTTTGTGCTGGCCCCTGTGCAGGTGAGCCAGGAAGGGGAAGTGCTGCCTGAGGATCTGCCGGCGGTGCGCATCCCCTGGGAGGCCGCCCGCCGGGTCAGCCGCATGTATGTGTTTCGCAAGCCGGTCAAGCCGGGCAAAGGGGCTGGAAAGGGCGCGGGGAAGCAGTCCGGAAAAGGCGCGGCCGAGGGGCCGGGCAAAAAAACCGGGAAGGGAAAGGGCGGTCGGCGCGGCGCGGATGCCGACGGCCAGCCTGACGCCGCCCCGGAATCGGCGGCCGCAACCGCGGCGGGCCGCAATCCCGGATAG
- a CDS encoding methyl-accepting chemotaxis protein, which translates to MLSSQKTFLLGGAGLLSGAGLAALAGELGAAPALAGAAGAALAAICLLAGLRILAGADLRCVLEALAAVRQGAPLPETPGAPPPLRAALEDLGDDLRRVTGQLHGILAGIPMPYLLVDAEERALSTNQDCLNMLEIDNSIDACLGKTLAELFYNDPGRETAVGKSIRNGQYFRNLEVTIGGHKGSRVNVLANVFPIYDQGGLCLGGMCLYVDMTALKNAQQQITDKNQRMAEVAAALEETMETLNAIAVSLSRGIRQSDENAAQAARRLAEAATAMDQMNATVQEVAHNADVAAEASAETREKAQGGAAVVRNALDSIKAVHDLSLALRDDMAQLDGHAKAISDIMNVISDIADQTNLLALNAAIEAARAGEAGRGFAVVADEVRKLAEKTMASTNDVAKAITAIQDSTSKSMLSTENAVSQVERATDFAGQSGSALQDIVGTVENTGEQVKAIAAASEQQSTASEEINRTIAHVNAVVGDTAKSMTNARHETNKLLEIINSLEHLTDQLQE; encoded by the coding sequence ATGCTTTCGTCACAAAAGACGTTTCTGCTGGGCGGTGCAGGATTGCTGTCGGGGGCGGGCCTGGCCGCTCTGGCTGGGGAACTGGGGGCCGCGCCGGCCCTGGCTGGCGCGGCGGGGGCGGCCCTGGCCGCGATCTGCCTGCTGGCGGGCCTTCGCATTCTGGCTGGGGCGGATCTGCGCTGCGTTCTGGAGGCCCTGGCGGCCGTGCGTCAGGGCGCGCCCCTGCCAGAAACGCCGGGCGCGCCGCCCCCGCTCCGCGCGGCTCTGGAAGACCTGGGCGACGACCTGCGCCGGGTCACGGGGCAGCTGCACGGCATTCTGGCGGGCATCCCCATGCCCTACCTGCTGGTGGACGCGGAGGAACGCGCCCTGAGCACCAATCAGGACTGCCTGAACATGCTGGAGATCGACAACAGCATAGACGCCTGCCTGGGCAAAACCCTGGCCGAGCTTTTTTATAACGACCCCGGCAGGGAAACGGCGGTGGGCAAAAGCATCCGCAACGGCCAGTACTTCCGCAATCTGGAGGTCACCATCGGCGGGCACAAGGGCTCGCGCGTCAACGTGCTGGCCAACGTTTTTCCCATTTATGATCAAGGGGGCCTCTGCCTGGGCGGCATGTGCCTCTATGTGGATATGACGGCCCTGAAAAACGCCCAGCAGCAGATCACGGACAAAAACCAGCGCATGGCCGAGGTGGCCGCAGCCCTGGAAGAGACCATGGAAACGCTCAACGCCATTGCCGTAAGCCTTTCCCGCGGCATCCGCCAGTCTGACGAAAACGCGGCCCAGGCGGCGCGGCGTCTGGCCGAGGCCGCCACGGCCATGGACCAGATGAACGCCACCGTGCAGGAGGTGGCCCACAATGCGGACGTGGCCGCCGAGGCTTCGGCCGAAACCCGCGAAAAAGCCCAGGGCGGCGCGGCGGTAGTGCGCAACGCCCTGGACAGCATCAAGGCCGTGCACGACCTCTCCCTGGCCCTGCGGGACGACATGGCGCAGCTGGACGGCCACGCCAAGGCCATTTCCGACATTATGAACGTCATTTCGGACATTGCGGATCAGACCAACCTGCTGGCCCTGAACGCGGCCATTGAGGCCGCCCGCGCGGGCGAAGCCGGACGCGGCTTTGCCGTGGTGGCCGACGAGGTGCGCAAGCTGGCGGAAAAAACCATGGCCTCCACCAACGATGTGGCCAAGGCCATTACGGCCATTCAGGACAGCACCTCCAAGAGCATGCTTTCCACTGAGAACGCCGTAAGCCAGGTGGAGCGGGCCACGGACTTTGCCGGGCAATCCGGCTCCGCCCTTCAGGACATTGTGGGCACGGTGGAGAACACCGGCGAACAGGTCAAGGCCATTGCGGCGGCCAGCGAGCAGCAATCCACGGCCAGTGAGGAGATCAACCGCACCATTGCCCACGTCAACGCCGTGGTGGGGGATACGGCCAAATCCATGACCAACGCCCGCCATGAGACCAACAAACTTCTGGAGATCATCAACTCCCTGGAGCATCTCACGGACCAGCTGCAGGAGTGA
- a CDS encoding flagellar hook protein FlgE, which yields MNSALYIGATGMKGLSEGMNVITNNLANISTIGYKQQSILFSDLISTDQGGIGDWWGAQTDSYVAVGQTGKGLQVDTVRTLFNQGSFETSNTVTDLAINGKGFFQVTDGVNLYYTRAGDFRTYEDGVLRTPTGLAVNGYIYNADGTKGALQQVTLDKFGTMAAKATSSVDLRCNLGLESQNSSSETDPYFSLIGQYNANSSPPIDSSAYGYSTGVTLYGADGSTQTATIYYDAAPADGADSVVQFLIASDKTTTDGTSATTGSGLLMSGTLTFNSSGQLTDMTAFTPSAENSVDLADWQPAALSAGGLPQMTVDGQTVTVNLGISASGGWSNAPASAADVGTDPAALGGMNNAKVASNATTNYTDSSSTTSVTSQNGYAAGTLNGIDIGSDGTITGSYSNGKSMDLWQIPICRFTSEDGLRREGNNLFSATPEAGQMDMGVAGTENYGTIEAYATETSNVDMATEMVNMIITQRGFQSNSKVVTTADEMLQKAMELKRS from the coding sequence GTGAACTCCGCACTCTACATCGGCGCCACGGGCATGAAAGGCCTGAGTGAGGGCATGAATGTCATCACCAACAACCTGGCCAACATCAGCACCATCGGCTACAAGCAGCAAAGCATTCTCTTTTCCGATCTTATCTCCACGGATCAGGGGGGCATAGGCGACTGGTGGGGCGCGCAGACCGATTCCTATGTGGCGGTGGGCCAGACAGGCAAAGGCCTGCAGGTGGACACGGTGCGCACCCTGTTCAATCAGGGGTCTTTTGAAACCAGCAACACCGTGACGGACCTGGCCATCAACGGCAAAGGCTTCTTTCAGGTTACGGACGGCGTGAACCTCTACTATACCCGCGCCGGAGACTTCCGTACATATGAGGACGGCGTGCTGCGCACGCCCACAGGGCTCGCCGTCAACGGCTACATCTACAATGCCGACGGCACCAAGGGCGCGCTGCAGCAGGTGACGCTGGACAAATTCGGCACCATGGCGGCCAAGGCCACCAGCAGCGTGGATCTGCGCTGCAACCTGGGCCTTGAGAGCCAGAACAGCAGCAGCGAAACCGACCCCTATTTCAGCCTCATCGGCCAGTACAACGCCAACAGCTCGCCGCCCATAGACAGCTCCGCCTATGGCTACAGCACGGGCGTGACCCTCTACGGCGCGGACGGCAGCACCCAGACGGCCACCATCTACTACGACGCGGCCCCGGCCGACGGCGCCGATTCCGTGGTGCAGTTCCTCATCGCCAGCGACAAGACGACCACGGACGGCACCAGCGCCACCACGGGCTCCGGCCTGCTTATGTCCGGCACGCTTACCTTTAACAGCAGCGGCCAGCTTACGGACATGACGGCCTTTACCCCCAGCGCGGAAAACAGCGTGGACCTGGCCGACTGGCAGCCCGCCGCCCTCTCCGCCGGCGGCCTGCCGCAGATGACCGTGGACGGACAGACCGTTACGGTCAACCTGGGCATCAGCGCCTCCGGCGGCTGGAGCAACGCCCCGGCCAGCGCCGCCGACGTGGGAACCGACCCCGCCGCCCTGGGCGGCATGAACAACGCCAAGGTGGCCTCCAACGCCACCACTAACTATACAGACAGCTCTTCCACCACGAGCGTCACCAGCCAGAACGGCTACGCCGCAGGCACCCTCAACGGCATTGACATCGGCAGCGACGGCACCATCACCGGCTCCTACTCCAACGGCAAAAGCATGGACCTCTGGCAGATACCCATCTGCCGCTTTACCAGCGAAGACGGCCTGCGCCGCGAGGGCAACAACCTCTTTTCCGCCACGCCGGAAGCCGGACAAATGGACATGGGCGTGGCCGGCACTGAAAACTACGGCACCATCGAAGCCTACGCCACAGAAACCTCCAATGTGGATATGGCTACCGAAATGGTCAATATGATCATCACCCAACGCGGCTTCCAATCCAACAGCAAAGTCGTCACCACCGCCGACGAGATGCTCCAGAAAGCCATGGAGCTGAAACGGTCGTAA
- a CDS encoding rhodanese-like domain-containing protein, with protein MRHTALQPFRLAWALCALVLLLTATAALAKDIGVQEAAALLRRPPDGLVVLDVRTPAEYRAGHLPGAVNMDYFGGPFETQIQSLPKDAPVLLYCRTGNRSQAAQETLLKAGIRNILHMKEGVSAWQAQGLPLEK; from the coding sequence ATGCGCCATACCGCACTACAGCCTTTTCGCCTTGCCTGGGCCCTCTGCGCCCTGGTTCTGCTGCTGACGGCCACGGCCGCCCTGGCCAAGGACATCGGCGTGCAGGAGGCCGCGGCCCTGCTGCGCCGTCCGCCCGACGGGCTGGTGGTGCTGGACGTGCGCACTCCGGCGGAATACCGGGCCGGCCACCTGCCCGGAGCCGTCAACATGGACTACTTCGGCGGCCCCTTTGAAACGCAGATCCAAAGTCTGCCCAAGGATGCGCCCGTGCTGCTCTACTGCCGCACGGGCAACCGCTCCCAGGCGGCGCAGGAGACGCTGCTCAAGGCCGGGATCCGGAATATTCTGCACATGAAGGAAGGCGTCAGCGCCTGGCAGGCCCAGGGGCTGCCCCTGGAAAAATAG
- a CDS encoding pyridoxal phosphate-dependent aminotransferase translates to MSILSHSVAGYLDHASWIRRMFEAGGQLKARYGEDKVYDFSLGNPDLPAPPAVALGLRAFAAHAGEPFAFGYMPNGGFGWAREKLAAHLSKEQGVPLKADQVILGCGAAGVLNAFLRAVLDPGEEMLAFAPYFVEYGFYVANHGGTLRAVMSKKDTFAPDLEALEAAISAKTRVVLINSPNNPTGVVYSRKDLTALAELLENKSQEYGRPIWLVADEPYRFLAYDGVEVPSVLPLYPYAVVVSSFSKCLSLPGERVGYAALSPRLPEAAELMAGLTLTNRILGFVNPPVVGQHLMAAALDSQVDLAVYAARRQAMAQVLTEAGYEYLMPAGAFYFFPKAPGGDDVAFVNALVEERILAVPGSGFGCPGYFRLAFCVDEGVIRNAAEGFARARAKIG, encoded by the coding sequence ATGTCCATTCTTTCCCACAGCGTGGCGGGGTATCTGGACCACGCCTCCTGGATCCGGCGCATGTTTGAGGCCGGGGGGCAGTTGAAGGCCCGCTATGGCGAGGACAAAGTGTACGATTTCAGCCTGGGCAATCCCGATCTGCCCGCGCCGCCCGCCGTGGCGCTGGGCTTGCGCGCCTTTGCCGCCCATGCGGGCGAGCCTTTTGCCTTCGGCTATATGCCCAACGGCGGGTTTGGCTGGGCGCGGGAAAAGCTGGCTGCGCACCTGAGCAAGGAGCAGGGCGTGCCGCTCAAGGCCGATCAGGTCATCCTGGGCTGCGGCGCGGCCGGCGTGCTCAACGCCTTTTTGCGCGCCGTGCTTGACCCCGGCGAGGAAATGCTGGCCTTTGCCCCCTATTTTGTGGAATACGGCTTTTATGTGGCCAACCACGGCGGCACGCTGCGGGCCGTCATGAGCAAAAAGGACACCTTCGCCCCCGACCTGGAAGCCCTGGAAGCCGCCATCAGCGCCAAAACCCGCGTGGTGCTCATTAATTCGCCCAACAACCCCACCGGGGTGGTTTACAGCCGCAAGGATCTCACGGCCCTGGCCGAGCTGCTGGAAAACAAGAGCCAGGAATACGGCCGCCCCATCTGGCTGGTGGCCGACGAACCGTACCGCTTTTTGGCTTACGACGGGGTGGAGGTGCCCTCGGTGCTGCCGCTCTATCCCTATGCGGTGGTGGTGAGCTCGTTTTCCAAGTGCCTTTCCCTGCCGGGGGAGCGCGTGGGCTACGCCGCCCTGTCGCCCCGGCTGCCTGAGGCGGCGGAGCTCATGGCCGGGCTCACCCTCACCAACCGCATTCTGGGCTTTGTCAACCCGCCGGTGGTGGGCCAGCACCTCATGGCCGCCGCCCTGGACAGCCAGGTGGATCTGGCCGTGTACGCCGCGCGTCGGCAGGCCATGGCCCAGGTGCTGACGGAGGCGGGCTACGAGTACCTGATGCCCGCCGGGGCCTTTTACTTCTTCCCCAAAGCGCCGGGCGGCGACGACGTGGCCTTTGTCAACGCGCTGGTGGAGGAACGCATCCTGGCCGTGCCCGGTTCGGGCTTCGGCTGCCCTGGGTATTTCCGCCTGGCCTTCTGTGTGGACGAGGGCGTCATCCGCAACGCGGCGGAAGGTTTTGCCCGCGCGCGGGCAAAAATCGGCTAG
- a CDS encoding MbtF, with translation MRFKRFRNCLRALLPALCAALLLPACAAKDDDAQEAPHDMSIAVNLRDVHRCSRISPEIQVTNTPPDADYYDVRLVEYTGDAQELFLGGGSWDNDGSGLIPEGGLTRHYRGPCPPAGSPRDYAFVVSAMHRGNMQPLSVRLYRFTQE, from the coding sequence ATGCGTTTTAAACGGTTCCGCAACTGCCTGCGCGCTCTGCTGCCAGCCCTGTGCGCCGCCCTGCTTCTGCCCGCCTGCGCGGCCAAAGACGATGACGCCCAGGAAGCCCCCCACGACATGAGCATTGCCGTTAACCTGCGCGACGTGCACCGCTGCTCCCGCATCTCGCCCGAAATACAGGTGACCAACACGCCCCCGGATGCCGACTATTACGACGTGCGGCTGGTGGAATACACGGGCGACGCCCAGGAGCTCTTCCTCGGCGGCGGCAGCTGGGATAACGACGGCTCCGGCCTGATCCCCGAAGGCGGCCTTACCCGCCACTACCGCGGCCCCTGCCCGCCTGCGGGCAGCCCGCGCGACTACGCCTTTGTGGTCTCGGCCATGCACCGGGGCAATATGCAGCCCCTCTCCGTCCGGCTCTACCGCTTTACCCAGGAGTAA
- a CDS encoding bifunctional nucleoside/nucleotide kinase/histidine phosphatase family protein, protein MQKLYVAMVGLPARGKSTLARRIRDGLAAEGIRARLFNNGDVRRARLGAASTDPDFYNPHNTYGRQAREQICRHNMELARQWLAPEGGNGDVAILDATNVSRARRRLMEGTLTDHPLLFVECLNEDQELLRACIRRKTALPEYAGYAEEAALENFQKRISYYENIYEPLRHEKFWLRVDSTANRILAEHPREGCAYYPAIREIVVSVWVHCLYLVRHGQTEFNLQGRIGGDPPLTEHGRAQAAALAEHLRDRPIDWVFTSTRLRSHQTAAPLLAQRPHTHVMAFREFDEIWAGDCEGLRYAEIRQRMPQVASARNADKYGFAYPKGESYAMLRERVQRGLRRALFLAGDTPLVIVGHQAINRVLLALFLRQRQEDIPYIYVPQDQYYHISLTPRRKVFERLPYTTGRSGGERTFAGEE, encoded by the coding sequence ATGCAGAAGCTCTATGTGGCTATGGTGGGCCTGCCCGCGCGGGGCAAATCCACCCTGGCCCGACGCATCCGCGACGGGCTCGCCGCCGAAGGCATCCGCGCCCGCCTCTTCAACAACGGCGACGTGCGCCGCGCCCGCCTGGGCGCGGCCTCCACCGATCCGGACTTCTATAACCCCCACAACACCTATGGCCGCCAGGCCCGCGAACAGATCTGCCGCCACAACATGGAGCTGGCCCGCCAGTGGCTCGCCCCCGAAGGCGGCAACGGCGACGTGGCCATCCTGGACGCCACCAACGTCAGCCGCGCCCGCCGCCGACTTATGGAAGGCACCCTCACCGATCACCCTTTGCTGTTTGTCGAATGCCTCAATGAGGATCAGGAACTGCTGCGCGCCTGCATCCGCCGCAAAACCGCCCTGCCCGAATACGCAGGCTATGCCGAAGAAGCCGCCCTGGAAAACTTCCAGAAACGCATCAGCTACTACGAAAACATCTACGAGCCCCTGCGCCACGAAAAATTCTGGCTGCGCGTGGATTCCACCGCCAACCGCATCCTGGCCGAACACCCCCGCGAAGGCTGCGCCTACTACCCCGCCATCCGCGAAATCGTGGTCAGCGTCTGGGTCCACTGCCTCTACCTGGTCCGCCACGGCCAGACGGAATTCAACCTCCAGGGCCGCATCGGCGGCGACCCGCCCCTGACCGAACACGGCCGCGCCCAGGCCGCCGCCCTGGCAGAACACCTGCGCGACCGCCCCATCGACTGGGTCTTTACCTCCACCCGTCTGCGCTCCCACCAGACCGCCGCCCCCCTCCTGGCCCAGCGCCCCCATACCCACGTCATGGCCTTCCGCGAATTTGACGAAATCTGGGCCGGAGATTGCGAAGGCCTGCGCTACGCGGAAATCCGCCAGCGCATGCCCCAGGTGGCCAGCGCCCGCAACGCCGATAAATACGGCTTCGCCTACCCCAAAGGCGAAAGCTACGCCATGCTCCGCGAGCGCGTCCAGCGCGGCCTGCGCCGCGCCCTCTTCCTCGCCGGGGATACCCCCCTGGTCATCGTGGGGCACCAGGCCATCAACCGCGTGCTCCTCGCCCTCTTCCTCCGCCAGCGCCAAGAAGACATCCCCTATATCTATGTGCCCCAGGACCAGTACTACCACATCTCCCTCACCCCCCGCCGCAAGGTCTTTGAACGCCTGCCCTATACCACAGGCAGAAGCGGCGGCGAGAGGACTTTTGCGGGGGAAGAATAG
- the sppA gene encoding signal peptide peptidase SppA, translating into MSGTHAPTSALPPESAAPIPDDAPLTMTPSGPEAAAAGPAPHGAPAAPGAEACAAGCPLARIPASVWRGLLRPPFRRRHPFVFWGGLAVLLAALLYAFFPEGGLGGHDRLALVNVRGPILSAEPTLDWVRKLERNPNVKGVLVRVDSPGGGAAASQEIYTALARLAEKKPVAVSMGSLAASGGLMVSMAGRRVFANPSTVTGSIGVRMDIPQVQGLLQKLGLGQETLTTAPYKDAGSYLRPLTPEQRRYFAAVLEDMHRQFVGIVAQGRRMSPDKAAELANGKIYTGREALALGLVDALGDRQDALEWLARECGVPAQRPLLSPPEGRSWLSRTLKTWLGLDVNGLAGLTESAAPAFLYQF; encoded by the coding sequence ATGAGCGGCACACACGCCCCCACGTCCGCACTGCCCCCGGAATCGGCCGCACCGATTCCGGACGACGCCCCTTTGACCATGACCCCTTCCGGCCCTGAGGCGGCCGCCGCAGGCCCGGCCCCGCACGGCGCGCCTGCCGCCCCTGGCGCAGAAGCCTGCGCCGCGGGCTGTCCCCTGGCCCGCATTCCGGCTTCGGTCTGGCGCGGTCTGCTGCGTCCGCCTTTCCGGCGGCGGCATCCTTTTGTGTTCTGGGGCGGGCTTGCGGTATTGCTGGCGGCCCTGTTGTACGCCTTTTTTCCGGAAGGCGGGCTGGGCGGGCACGACCGGCTGGCGCTGGTCAACGTGCGCGGCCCCATTCTCAGCGCTGAACCCACTCTGGACTGGGTGCGCAAGCTGGAGCGCAACCCTAACGTCAAGGGCGTGCTGGTGCGGGTGGATTCGCCCGGCGGCGGCGCGGCGGCCTCGCAGGAAATCTATACGGCCCTGGCCCGCTTGGCCGAAAAGAAGCCCGTGGCCGTGAGCATGGGCTCTCTGGCGGCCTCTGGCGGGCTTATGGTCAGCATGGCGGGCCGTCGCGTGTTTGCCAATCCGTCCACCGTCACCGGTTCCATCGGCGTGCGCATGGACATCCCGCAGGTCCAGGGCCTGTTGCAGAAGCTGGGCCTGGGGCAGGAAACCCTGACCACGGCCCCTTATAAGGACGCCGGTTCCTATCTGCGGCCTCTGACCCCGGAGCAGCGCCGCTATTTCGCCGCCGTGCTGGAGGATATGCACCGCCAGTTTGTGGGCATTGTGGCTCAGGGCCGCCGCATGTCGCCGGACAAGGCTGCGGAGCTGGCCAACGGCAAGATCTACACCGGCCGCGAAGCGTTGGCGCTGGGGCTTGTGGATGCCTTGGGCGATCGTCAGGACGCCCTGGAATGGCTGGCCAGGGAATGCGGCGTGCCTGCGCAGCGGCCCCTGCTTTCCCCGCCGGAGGGTCGTTCCTGGCTTTCCCGCACGCTCAAAACCTGGCTTGGTCTGGATGTGAACGGCCTGGCCGGGCTGACGGAGAGCGCCGCGCCCGCATTTCTGTACCAGTTTTAG